ttaaataaaacaataacgATATGGTTTCTCTTGAGCCAATCTCTATAAATGATATCAACAGATTTAAACATCTATGTATTAAATCGGTTGTAAACAATtgtgaattatttgaacttATAAATTGAACGAAAACATTGAAAATTGGTTTAGCCTTTGAATCATCTTGATTCATAACAGTTGCTTCATTATAAAATGTTGGAAATATCGTTAACGATTGTTCAATTGCATACCTAAATGCCTCAATATAACAACTACCATTACTTTGAccttcaattgataatgatgatccCTCCAACACCAATGctaatgaatcaattaatggaTATCCAATTGAAttcctattattattattattattattaccattaccattaccattactattattactaactTTTTGTTGACCAACtgtaaatgaaatttcaaaacaacTTTGTAACATTGTACCATTTGATGGTAACATATATTTTAACCATGCCGATAATGCTTTATATGAAatctttataaattcaaaattttcgtttattggtaaaaataatactgataataaaaatttataaattttatcaataattaattttaattctttttgaatttcactttattgaaaattaatgttaatatatatatatatatatatatataattttattattattattggtattattagtatttataCTTACCTATATTTACATAATGCTAaatcttgtttttttaattcatcagGTAAAATTGAAAGAAATTCTAAAACCATTAATAAACGATCAGTATTGAAATGATTTTGTGATGGATCATGTAATGATAAAGTGTTTATATCttgtttaattgataaatgaATGATATCAAAGATAGCATTTCTCCAAATCTCTGGAAATGTATACATTACAGCAATGGTTAGAGTCACGGAAACTCTAGTTACACAACAGATGGGTAACtttgttgaattttgaaTGATTGATACAATCGtatttaaaatctttgatTTCATTTCAACATTACATTCATTCCattcattctttaatttaCTCTCTAATGTAGATGCACCGAAATATTGTAATTCAAAGATATTagtttctaataataatcttgGACAAAATTCCCATGCTATTGgttgtttttgaaataatattaaccATTTCTCTGCtaattttctttgatttgaatcatttgatttatataatGTATGTAATGCATGTGTTAAAACATCTAATGTTGCTTCTGgttctaatttttcattattattattattattatttttattattataatttgatgGCATTACacaaatactattattattattattattattattattattattattatttgtaaaaggAATTGGTGAAtctgaaaatgattttacaTCAAAACTACCATATGATGGACAATTTTCATATTGATCCATTGCATTtgtattcattttttaaattttatatgttaaataattattaaatgttgtattcgttttttgaaaaaaaaaaaacaaaaaaaatacaaaaaaatatataaaaaataaaaaaaaaaattaaaaaaaaaaaagaaaaaaataaaaaaataaaaaaataaaaataaaattttttaatttgaaaaaataaaaaaaaaaaataaaaatggaacCACCTTCCGTTCCAAATggaataatttcaataaattatttttagttttaaaacttaaaaaaaaaaaaaaaaaacaaatgatccaatatatttagatttaaaaataaatttttttatttttttttttttattttttttttgtttatattttattttattttaaaaaaagaaattattttaagtttatttttaaattttttaatttttattttagtttcctatttttcatattttttaatattgtttttattgattgatattaaaatcaaatttatattgattatttttcttattttttttttattttttttttttatttttttttttttgttttttttattttttctttttttttaataacactgtttaataaagataaaaaaaaaatcatcacAAATgtatatttacaaattacctatatttaattataatgaccaaataaagatttattaaaaaaaaaaaaaaaaaaaaaaaaaaaaaaaaaaaaaaaccttattCAAAACCACCACTAAAATTTGGggattaaaaattttttttttatttttttttattttttttttttatgaaatttttttaaaaaaaaaaaaaagaattcaaaaaaaaaaaaaaaaaaaaaaaacaaaacttgTGCACGATATTTTTctaactattattaattttattacaacGAATATTTTTGTGAggtattttatcaaaaaaaaaaaaaaaaaaaaaaaaaattttttaaaaaaaaacaataataaaaacaatagatacaaatatattaatagtcccttttaaattcaaaataataacaaatcttaataatttgtttatatAGACTTAATTTGGtattaatttgtaaatatataaaaaaaaccccTCTCTCCCCCtctctcaaaaaaaaaatataaaaaaaaattataataaatccCCACaaaagtagtaataataaaaaaaaaaacaaataaagaaaaaagataaagaaaatttaatatatatatataaagaaAGAAATGTCATTAAAAAGATCAGATGATTATCAAGATTTAGAAGAAGGTATTGCAATGGAAGATGGTGGTAATattaaagatgaagaagagaaACCATTAGACCCAATCGaagaacaaaataaaaaacgtTGGGTATTAATTCGTGCAGTATTGGGTGAATTATTATgtacatttttatttgtatatgtATTATGTGCAACTAGTGCAAATTTCATTCGTTTAGGATCACCACCAAATCCAGTAGTTGGTGGTTTATCAACAGGTTTTGCAGCAGTGGCTTTGATTTATTCATTTGCAGATGTTAGTGGTGCACATTTCAATCCAGCAGTGACCTTTGCAACATGTGTCACCAGAAAGACATCAATAACCAAAGGTTTGATGTATGTCGGTGCCCAATTGGTAGGTTCAGTATTGGCTTCGTTGATTTTGTTGGCAACATTCCCAGGTAACTTCCCTGGCGATAAGAATGCAGCTAGTGCCGTTGCAATCGCCCCATCAACTGATGCAAACATCGGTAATGCTTTCTTGACAGAGTTGGttttaacttttattttagtaTACGTCATTTTCGCTGTCGCTTTCGATACCGTTGATAATAGTGTAAAAACAAAGGTCGTAGGTAAATCCTCATCAAATAATCTCACAATCTATACTACCTCTGGTCAAACTAAAGCTGGTTTCGCACCAATTGCAATCGGTTTCACTTTAGGTTTCCTTTGTTTCTTGGGTGGTTCAGTCTCTGGTGGTGCTTTCAATCCTGCTAGAGTTTTCGGTACTGCTTTAGTTGGTAATAATTGGACTCGTCATTGGATGTATTGGATAGCTGACTTTTTAGGTGCTGGTTTAGCTGGTTTTGCTCAAAAATTCTTTTCATCTACtcataaataaatttcaaaaaaataaaaaaaaagaattcaaataaaaaaaataaataataataataataataaaaactaaataatagtaataatagtaataatagttttaataataaattaaaataaattaaataaaaaaaaaaaaaatgaataaaatgaaatagaaaaaaaaaaaaaaaaaaaaaaaaagttgtttataaatttattatttttatttttttatttttttatttttttttttttagtattatatatatatatatataaatttctaaattaataaattttgagtaaaaaataataatactgaaaaaaaataaaataaaaataaaattacttaTTTGAAAAAGGAATTTTTggaaacaaataaaaaaaatattaaacaattttattataattaattttaaattaataggtgataaaaattaaatctcatctagttattattattttattattcaattaaatttgaataaataaattatttttcatttgtgtgtttgtttaatttatttttattttttatttttttttttttttattttttattttctattttttttttttttttcgcaattgtaaaaaaaaacaaaaaaaaaaaaaaaatcattttttgaaGTCCTGGGAtaatttttatgattttttttttttatttttttaatctcaTGTTATCACACACATTATATTTTACTAACTAAAAATATCACATAGTCGAAAAAAATATGTCAGCATTATCcattatttcaattataattggATGGATATATTTTGCATGTTGGAGTCTTTCATTTTATCCACaagttattttaaattttagaaaaaaaaagtaaattaattttaattaaaattaattttataatttcataattaaataattaaatattaattttttattttttatttttattttttttattttaaaagtgtTATAggtttatcatttgattttttattatttaatataactGGATATGCATGTTATTCAGTATTTAATAGTGTActttattttgataaattagtAAAGAATGAATATTATGATAAATACGGACCACCAATACCAGTACAACAGAGTGATATAGCATTTGCAATACATGGTTTTGTATTGACTGCAATAACGATTATACAATGTTTTATATATGATAGAGGTAATCAAAAGAATTCTAAATTGGGTATTGGAATAGCGACACTTATTTGGGTGTCATTAATTGTTATGACTATATTAGGTTTCTCAAATGTATTCACATGGCTATGGGTAATAAACTACTACTCATATGTTAAACTATTTATAACTTTTATAAAGTATATACCTCAAgcttatttaaattttaaaaataaatcaacaagTGGTTGGAGTGTACATAATGTTTTATTGGATTTCAGTGGTGGtgtattatctttattacaAATGTTTTTAGATGTTGCTGATTCTGGAAATTGGAATATATTCACTGGTGATCCTGTAAAATTAggtttatctttatttagtATTGCTTTTGATATATTATTCATAATTCAACATTATATTCTATATCGTAATCCAAAATCAAAAGgttatcaaaatttaaatgataataatattccaaataataataataataataataataatattaataataatacccctcatcaaattattataaataatagtttaattggtgaagaggatcaatagtttttttttttattttaaaaaaaaaaaaaatagtaagattatttataataataataataataataataaaaataataatagataaaccaataaaaaaaacacataTTTAGTTATGTGTTttgtatttaattaattgtaaaaaaaaaaaaaaaagactttatttttattttattttattttattttattttatattatttttttgggtAGGTGGgtgaaatttatttatttaaaatattcatcagtttcttttataataatatttaattctcTTGGACTCTATATTCCTTATTAGTTTTACCTTCACttaaactattaattttttttttttgaaaaaaaaaaaaaaaaaaaaaaaaaatttaacaaattcGGAAATTTTAGtttggaattaaaaaaagagaaaacaAATTTGGAAAACTTACAATAATACtgttattatattttaattcattaagtaacaattataaacaaaaaaaaaaaaaaaaaaaaaaaaaaaaaaaaaaaaaaaaaaaaaaaaaaaaaaaaaaattggttttattttatttttaattatattacagaattattttattttattttattttattattttttttttttttttattcaatattaattttaatttctttttcaaaggATTgcttaaaaatagtaattgtTAAAgtattatctttaaattgAGCTTTAATTGAGGAgaaatctaaatttttattactaacattaattgttttttgatatttttcaaatttagttaattttgttttttcttgattttcaaatttaatttctttaaatgctgaaattattaaacgattattttttacattaacactaatttcttctttattaaaatttaatggtattaatgctttaatttgatattgatttggtgtttcttgaatttttaactttGGATTTAATGATGTAAATTTAGattcaattattgaatttaatatattattaacttgatttgatttattctcttcttcttgttgttgtttttgaatttcattattcttttcaaaaatattattattgtcgttattaatgaaattaattaaatttggtaaaattatTGAGCAagacatttttttattattttttagttttgttttgttttgttttgttttgttttttattttttttaaaaagaaaattatttatttaaataaaattttatttatttattttatttgtttatttatattttttgaatattaaaaatttaatttaatttttttatttatagaaatttaatttaatcaaaaatttttcatattcgcattttttattttcagacTTTTtgacaattttttaatttttttcgtttttcttagttttcattttgatttcactgaatttaattttttttttcttccaaatttaccaatataaaaataatttttaataattttttctcaaaaaaaaaaaacaaagaacaatcatttttttatattttaaaaaaaccaaaaaaggaaaaaaattaaaacaatcaagaaaataaaaaaaaaatgttttaaaaaaagataaaaattaaaaaaaaaattaaaaaaataataaaaaaaaaataaaaatttaaaaaaaaaaaaattttgatttggaTCGATTTTAAGATCTCAGACAATTtatgaattttattaaaaatatcatatccttaaaaatgaaaacttTTGATTACTAATTTTAGTTATgatcattaaaaatataataaaaaaaaaaaaaataaaaaatataaaaatttaaaaaattacattgcaacaatatttttttttatccgattgggtttttatttttattattttttttttatttttaattttttttttttttttttttttttttttttttttaattggtttatatatattttacttatttttttttttatattttttaaaaaagacttaattttatttggaattttcgtctttgattttttgatttaattactTGAAAAGGAAcgcatttttttattttatttaattttattttttttttttatttttttatattaaaaaaattttttaaaattgaaaatcaaaaaatttttttttttttttttttttttttttttaattatttttttaagtcctatttaattttgtttattatttttttatcattttttttgttttgttttatttttttcatttttttttttttttttattattatttattttaaatttttaaaataattttcattggaaaaaaaaaaccatacaATGACCAAAGGAGGTAAAAAACCAACAGCTCATAAAAAGGTTGTATCAACATTTACAATTCAAGAGCCAGAAGAATTCAAAGATAACACTAGAGAATTAAAAGCTGAAGCTGAAAGAGTTAGACAAGAAGGATTTAGAAAGATTAAAGAAGAGAAATTACAAAAGGAACAAGCTTTAATCAGAGAAAAGCAAGAGGCTGAagcaaagaaaaaattagaaGAACAAGAGAAATtagaacaagaacaaaagaaaaaacaacaagaagaagaggataaaaaaagaaaacaacaagaagaagaggataaaataaaacaacaacaattgaaaaaagaggaaaaagaaaaagaaaaagctGCTGCTGCCAATCCAAAATCCTCAAaacttgataataaaaaagaggTTGAAGAATCTAAAGTTGTTGAAATTTCAACTCAAccaactaccactaccaccaccaccaccaatcaAGTAAAcaacaatagcaataataataataa
This region of Dictyostelium discoideum AX4 chromosome 3 chromosome, whole genome shotgun sequence genomic DNA includes:
- the ctns gene encoding hypothetical protein; amino-acid sequence: MSALSIISIIIGWIYFACWSLSFYPQVILNFRKKNVIGLSFDFLLFNITGYACYSVFNSVLYFDKLVKNEYYDKYGPPIPVQQSDIAFAIHGFVLTAITIIQCFIYDRGNQKNSKLGIGIATLIWVSLIVMTILGFSNVFTWLWVINYYSYVKLFITFIKYIPQAYLNFKNKSTSGWSVHNVLLDFSGGVLSLLQMFLDVADSGNWNIFTGDPVKLGLSLFSIAFDILFIIQHYILYRNPKSKGYQNLNDNNIPNNNNNNNNNINNNTPHQIIINNSLIGEEDQ
- the hspJ gene encoding heat shock protein Hsp20 domain-containing protein, translating into MSCSIILPNLINFINNDNNNIFEKNNEIQKQQQEEENKSNQVNNILNSIIESKFTSLNPKLKIQETPNQYQIKALIPLNFNKEEISVNVKNNRLIISAFKEIKFENQEKTKLTKFEKYQKTINVSNKNLDFSSIKAQFKDNTLTITIFKQSFEKEIKINIE